The Candidatus Hydrogenedentota bacterium genome has a segment encoding these proteins:
- a CDS encoding glycosyltransferase family 39 protein, whose protein sequence is MNVLHSIRRAPLYAFALLLAVIVVPPTHDFPLNDDWVYATMVRWHLDGHFAVHPYSSAFAFSQTIWGALWSLVLGYSYTTLRVSTLALAVLAAWAVAQSAREAGASRWASRCAGLVLVANPIFLNLAYTFMTDVPFIACLALSVLFHLRLLRRASAKTAVGASLLATAAFLDRQFGLLIPVAFTLALAMTWRRIYLRDSICISLAYIAPWLVAIPIALWLTYTQDMVFYPSEAVSGLRTPDAAMTLVFATITTLTLGLFLLPVTLPTPLRWSRRRAYVFACTLGLMLGMLPLLGPLPLFPNILRDFGVGPLLLRDATVFNRDWSPFRAGPLFWWPLTVLAALSAAFFVASQIAMRHKARRVHRIRTTQRFFLLVLALLLIVAPAIPAHSVYFDRYLLPTFALLLILAAAPRSARIASPSSRSRKATLILCALSYAFSIVSLQDYLAWNRARWQAVDVLRVVHNVPDTQIDGGYEFNGIYTSDAYMARLRAGEDLGGRGWWVVDDAYAVSFLPRDGYEEIDRVAYTSWLGFTQRHILILKRKADSLSN, encoded by the coding sequence ATGAACGTGTTGCACTCCATACGCCGCGCGCCGCTGTATGCATTTGCGTTGCTGCTTGCCGTCATCGTTGTGCCTCCCACCCACGATTTCCCGCTCAACGACGATTGGGTCTACGCAACGATGGTGCGCTGGCACCTGGACGGTCATTTTGCGGTACACCCGTATTCAAGCGCATTTGCATTCTCTCAGACCATTTGGGGCGCGTTGTGGAGCCTCGTCCTCGGCTATTCCTACACTACGCTTCGCGTTTCGACGCTAGCGCTGGCTGTATTGGCCGCTTGGGCCGTGGCGCAATCCGCGCGCGAGGCTGGCGCAAGCCGCTGGGCCTCCCGATGCGCCGGTCTTGTGCTCGTGGCCAATCCGATCTTCCTCAATCTTGCCTACACCTTCATGACCGATGTGCCGTTTATCGCCTGCCTCGCACTGTCAGTGCTCTTTCATCTGCGTCTGTTGCGGCGTGCCTCTGCCAAGACCGCCGTTGGCGCTTCGCTGTTAGCGACAGCGGCCTTTCTCGACCGCCAATTCGGCCTGCTCATTCCCGTCGCGTTTACCCTGGCGCTTGCGATGACGTGGCGCAGGATTTATCTACGCGACAGCATCTGCATATCGCTCGCCTACATCGCCCCCTGGCTCGTGGCCATCCCCATTGCCCTCTGGCTGACCTACACCCAGGACATGGTGTTCTACCCGAGCGAGGCCGTCTCCGGCCTGCGTACCCCTGACGCCGCAATGACGCTCGTTTTCGCCACAATTACCACCCTCACGCTGGGCCTCTTCTTGCTCCCCGTGACTCTGCCTACCCCGCTCCGCTGGAGCCGGCGCAGGGCGTACGTATTCGCATGTACTCTCGGTCTCATGCTTGGAATGCTTCCCCTGCTCGGTCCCTTACCGCTTTTCCCCAATATCCTCCGCGACTTCGGCGTCGGCCCGCTCCTGCTCCGCGACGCCACCGTCTTCAATCGCGATTGGTCGCCATTCCGTGCCGGACCGTTGTTTTGGTGGCCCTTGACTGTCCTCGCCGCGCTCAGCGCTGCGTTCTTCGTCGCAAGTCAGATTGCCATGCGTCACAAGGCGCGCAGGGTCCATCGCATCCGCACCACGCAGCGCTTCTTCCTGCTGGTGCTTGCACTACTTCTGATCGTCGCCCCGGCGATTCCCGCGCACTCGGTTTACTTCGATCGCTACCTGCTCCCCACGTTCGCGCTGCTGCTCATACTCGCAGCCGCACCCCGTAGCGCGAGAATTGCGTCACCCTCTTCACGATCCAGAAAGGCCACTTTGATCCTCTGTGCTCTGTCCTACGCATTCTCCATCGTGAGCCTGCAGGATTACCTGGCGTGGAACCGCGCGCGTTGGCAGGCTGTCGACGTTCTTCGTGTCGTCCACAATGTGCCCGATACACAGATTGACGGCGGCTATGAATTCAATGGCATCTACACAAGTGACGCGTACATGGCCCGCTTACGCGCCGGCGAAGATTTAGGAGGACGCGGCTGGTGGGTTGTCGATGATGCTTATGCCGTCTCTTTCCTTCCCCGCGATGGGTACGAAGAAATCGATCGCGTTGCCTACACGAGCTGGCTCGGTTTCACCCAACGCCACATTCTCATCCTCAAGCGGAAGGCAGACTCGCTTTCGAACTAA